The Nesterenkonia xinjiangensis genome contains a region encoding:
- a CDS encoding ABC transporter substrate-binding protein, whose product MQAFNRRDFLIGAGAAGGMGMLAACGGLGGGGGNQAGTLRYAFWGSDVRQQNYSEAFGMMEDEYPDISMNVEFADYNAFQERMTTQMAAGNVADIFWVPAPQVMTYYSNGLYRPLEGIDTLDLSDYSDQDIEDFRLDGEHNTMPFGTFVPVIRYNATFVEEYGADLPDEWTWDEFAEFAIDFSSGNPDGVKALTYDAQADLPFEGWIRQRGEELWTEDGQIGFSQETLEEWIEWWENLREAGATTSIGEQDGIEGSWEDIGDIVLMRFGNSNHIVDDAAMFPDYEFRLRHMPEAQSAAEGYQYLYFPRMAIYKNADDDQAELAGSVLTFCTSNVEMQQIVGLTMGVPPNPRVAEEYAEVATAEELEMLELVAEDRDVDRRPRYEAPPGTNTWRDVLRRQLEQVTNGNRSITEAAEATISEIDSGIQG is encoded by the coding sequence ATGCAGGCGTTCAACAGGCGAGACTTCCTGATCGGGGCCGGTGCTGCGGGTGGGATGGGGATGCTGGCCGCCTGCGGCGGTCTCGGCGGCGGCGGGGGCAATCAGGCTGGCACGCTCCGCTATGCGTTCTGGGGGAGTGATGTGCGTCAGCAGAATTATTCCGAGGCGTTCGGCATGATGGAGGACGAATACCCCGACATCAGCATGAACGTTGAATTTGCCGACTACAACGCTTTTCAAGAGCGCATGACGACGCAGATGGCCGCTGGGAATGTGGCAGATATATTCTGGGTGCCTGCTCCTCAGGTCATGACCTACTACTCAAACGGACTGTACCGCCCCCTTGAGGGGATCGATACCCTGGACCTCTCGGATTACAGCGACCAGGATATTGAGGACTTTCGCCTCGATGGGGAGCACAACACTATGCCGTTCGGAACATTTGTGCCCGTCATCAGATACAACGCGACATTTGTCGAAGAGTATGGAGCTGACCTTCCTGACGAGTGGACCTGGGATGAGTTCGCGGAGTTTGCGATTGATTTCTCCAGTGGAAATCCCGACGGCGTCAAAGCTCTGACGTATGACGCGCAGGCAGACCTCCCGTTCGAAGGATGGATTCGGCAGCGCGGCGAAGAGCTGTGGACAGAGGACGGGCAGATCGGATTCAGCCAGGAGACCCTGGAAGAATGGATCGAGTGGTGGGAGAACCTGCGCGAGGCTGGTGCCACGACCTCCATCGGCGAACAGGACGGGATCGAGGGCAGCTGGGAAGACATCGGCGACATCGTCTTGATGCGTTTCGGAAATTCGAACCACATTGTCGATGACGCCGCGATGTTCCCTGATTACGAGTTCAGGCTGAGGCACATGCCTGAGGCCCAGAGTGCGGCCGAGGGGTATCAGTACCTCTACTTCCCGAGAATGGCGATCTACAAGAATGCCGATGATGACCAGGCTGAGCTTGCGGGAAGTGTTCTGACGTTCTGCACCTCGAATGTTGAGATGCAGCAGATCGTCGGTCTGACAATGGGTGTTCCGCCGAACCCGCGTGTGGCAGAGGAATATGCGGAGGTCGCAACAGCTGAAGAGCTCGAAATGCTGGAGCTCGTGGCGGAGGACCGTGATGTCGACCGCCGTCCCCGGTACGAGGCGCCCCCCGGCACCAACACCTGGCGGGACGTTCTGCGTCGGCAGCTCGAGCAGGTGACCAATGGGAACCGGAGCATCACGGAGGCCGCGGAAGCGACGATCAGCGAGATCGACAGCGGGATCCAGGGCTGA